The following DNA comes from Thermoanaerobaculales bacterium.
GCCACCAAGCTGATCGAGGATGACCGCCACTTCCACGGCATCGTCCTCGGCTGGTACCCCGGGCTGGAGGCGGCGGTCGCGGTGGCCGTCTCGGATCTCGAGCGGGCCCATGGATGGTCGGCCGACCAGATCGTGTCCGGGGGCCGGCACGCGGTGGCGCACTCGATCGAGGAGCAGGTGTCGGTCCACGGCAGCCCCAGTGTCGGTTGGAGGGAGTGGCTCGATCGGCTCCTGCTGGGCCCGTGGACCGGTGGCCTGCTCATGGTCGCCATCCTGACGACGCTGTTCTGGGGAGTCTTCGGCGTCGGGCGGCGCATCGAAGGCCCCCTCGTCCAGCTCTTCGAGCACGTGAACGCGGCGGTCGTCGGCCGTCTCGAACCGGGAAGCCTCCTCGCCACTGTCGCCGACGGGATTGTCATGGGCCTCGCCGGCGGGGTCGCCATCGTCCTGCCGTACCTGATCCCGTTCCTGCTCGGCCTGGCGATCCTCGAGGACACCGGATACCTGCCGCGGCTCGCCTACATCCTGGACAGCCTCATGCACCGCATCGGCCTGCACGGCAAGTCGGTGCTGCCGCTCATCCTCGGCTACGGCTGCTCGGTGCCGGCCATCATGTCGACGAGGATCCTGGAGTCGAAGCGAGATCGGCGTATCACCGGCGCGCTGGCGGCGTTCATCCCTTGCTCAGCTCGAAGCGTGGTCATCTTCGGGCTGGTCGCAGCCTATCTCGGCCCGCTGTGGGCGCTTCTCGTCTACCTGCTCAACCTGGGCGTGGTCGTGGTCCTCGGGAACATCTTGGGCCGGAGGATGCGCGGCAGCTCTCCCGGGCTCATCCTGGAGATCCCGGAGCTCAGCGTGCCGCACCCGAGGACCCTCGCGGCAAAGACATGGCTGACGATGCGCGAGTTCATCACCATCGCCTGGCCGCTGCTGGTCGCCTCGTCGGTGGTGCTCGGCCTTCTCGAGTGGTTCCATGCCCACGACGGCATCAACGCGATGCTGTCCCCGCTGACCGTGACGGTCCTCGGGCTGCCGGCCGCCGTCGGCATGACCCTGGTGTTCGGCGTGCTGCGCAAGGAGCTCACGCTCGTCATGCTCGTGCAGGCGCTCGGCACCACTGACGTCGGCAGCGCGATGACCGTCGCGCAGCTGATGACCTTCACGCTGTTCGTCGTCTTCTACGTGCCCTGCATCGCGACGCTCGCGGTCATGGCGCGCGAGATGGGATGGCGGGACACGGCGTGGGTGGCAGGCTTGACGACAGTGGTCGCCACCGCGATCGCGTTTGCCGGCCGCTTCGCCTTCGCCATCGCCACCTGACCCGGTCGGTGGCGAGTTTCAGTCCGGCCTGTCGCGGACTTGAACCGCAGAGGCCGAAGAGACCGCGGGGGGAATGGCTGGAAGGTTGAATGGTCCGTCTCTGCGTGCTCCGCGCACGCTGCGGTTCGAGCTGGTATGGGCCTAGAGTGTGATCGCCCATTCCGCTCCCTGGCTCGGGCACGGCGAGGGCCTATCCCGCGTATCGCGTGGGGTCGGCGACCCCTGCCTCCGCGAACCCCCGGCGCCGCAGCTGGCAGGCCTCGCACCGGCCGCAGGCCGCGCCCGACGGTGCCGGGTCGTAGCACGAGCGGGTCAGCGAGTAGTCGACGCCGAGCGCAAGCCCGCGCCGGATGATCTCGGCCTTGGTCATATGGAGCAGCGGGGCGTGGACGCGGAAGCGAGTCCCGCGCTCGCTGCCGGCAGCAGTGGCGACGTTTGCGAGCTGTTCGAACGCCTCGATGAACCGCGGACGGCAGTCCGGGTAGCCGGAGTAGTCGACCGCATTGGCGCCGAGGAAAAGGTCAGCCGCGCCAACGACCTCGGCAAGGCCGAGCAGGAGCGAGAGGAGCACGGTGTTGCGCGCCGGCACGTATGTCACCGGCACCCTCGAGGGATCTGGCCGCCGGTCCGACGGGACCTCGATGGCGTCGGTGAGGGCCGAACCGCCGATGGCGCGGAGGTCGACCTTGAGCTCACGGTGGGAAGCTGCGCCGAGCGCCTGCGCAACGGCGCGTGCCGCCTCCAACTCGATCCTGTGGCGCTGGCCGTAGTCGACGGTCAGGCAGTGGCAGACGTAGCCGTCGGCGCGCGCGATCGCGAGGACGGTCGCCGAGTCGAGCCCGCCGGACAGCAGGACGGCAGCAGGTGGCGCCGGCATCAGCGACATTGTGCCGCCAAGGCAGGTGGCCGCACAAGGCTCCGGCGATGATCAGCCTGGAGATCGTCGCCCGCGGGGCGCCACCGCTCCCGTCAGGGGCCGACCAGACGACGCGCGTCTTCCCAAAGCTGCGCCACCAGCTGGTCGTCCGGCATCGGCACCGCGGCCATGCTCCGGCACAGGTCCCGGCGCAGCGTGCCGAGGCGAGCCGTGGTCTCGGTGAGGCGCATCCGGAATGCGGAGTCCGACGCCATCGCGTCCTCGATCCGACCGATGATCTCCGGCAGGCGGTCGAAGGCCTTGCAGACCAGCACTCCATGGTTCCGCGCGCGCAGCGCATCAACCACCAGATCGGGGAGGTCGCCGAGGCCGGACAACGCACCCATCTCGAGGTCATCGCTGAGCACCACGGGCGAGCCGGGCAAGCTGATCGCCTTCGCGACCGCGCTCGGAGCAAGCGTCGCCGGACGGTCCGGGTCGCCGAGGCCTGGCGCCACCGCGTGGCCGACCATGACGATCGGGATATCCTCTGACAGCGCTGCAAAAGCCTCGATGTGACGCCCCTGATCGAGCGGCGGGATCACCGGCAGCTCCGCGTGGGTGTCGGCAGCGATCGCCCCGAGACCTGGAAAGTGCTTCAGACAGCCTGCCACGCCCCAGGAGGCGAGGCCTTCGTTGAAAACCCGCGCGAGCGTCGCCACGCGCTCCGGGCTCGCGCTCAGGCAGCGTCCCTGGGCGGGGATGAAGCCCTCGCCGCAGTCGAGGTCGATGACGGGAGCGAGGTCGAGGTGGATCCCGAGCGCCCGGCATCCCGCCCCCGCGGCCTCGCCGAGGGCGCGCACGGCTCGCCGTCCGACCGCCGCAGCTGCGGCCGGCGACGGCAGCGTGCCCCACAGCCCCGCCAACCGATTGACCGCGCCGCCCTCGAGATCGATCGCCACGAAGGGTCGCGGCTCGAGGTCGTCGAGGGCCGCCCCGAGCTCACGCACCTGCTCGGCGCTCACGATGTTCCGCGCGAACAGGATGACGCCGGTCGGCCTCACTCCGGCAAGGACCCCGCATTGCCCGGCGTCGAGCGAGGTTCCGGGCAGGCCGACGATCAGCGGCGCTTCGTCAATCCTCATCGGTCAGCCGTTTCTTGAGCGTCGCAACGAGGTTGAGCGCCTCGAGCGGGGTGAGCCGGTCGGGCTCGGCCCGGCGCAGCTGATCGGCCACCTCTTCCGCCGCCGGCCGGAACAGGCCGAGCTGCTGGATGCGCTCGAGCCGCCCCTGAACCTGGTCCCCGCTCGCGGAAGTGTCGATGATCTTGAGCTCGTGACGCTCCAGGGTGGTGAGGATCTGCTCGGCTCGACCGCACACGCTCGCTGGGACTCCGGCGAGCTGGGCGACGTGGATCCC
Coding sequences within:
- the feoB gene encoding ferrous iron transport protein B, with amino-acid sequence MKFVLAGQPNSGKSTIFNAVAGYRSATANFPGSSVSYTVSRALIQGREVDVVDLPGVYSLTSSDTVAGEGESYLLDGGYDLIIDVVDASRLGRSLELTLQLLELQRPMIVALNMVDEAERRGISVDVSGLERELGVPVVATIARRGKGLRELFRTALRHAHVGGPAPARRLDREVEHALATVSSALQESGVKTGVPLRFAATKLIEDDRHFHGIVLGWYPGLEAAVAVAVSDLERAHGWSADQIVSGGRHAVAHSIEEQVSVHGSPSVGWREWLDRLLLGPWTGGLLMVAILTTLFWGVFGVGRRIEGPLVQLFEHVNAAVVGRLEPGSLLATVADGIVMGLAGGVAIVLPYLIPFLLGLAILEDTGYLPRLAYILDSLMHRIGLHGKSVLPLILGYGCSVPAIMSTRILESKRDRRITGALAAFIPCSARSVVIFGLVAAYLGPLWALLVYLLNLGVVVVLGNILGRRMRGSSPGLILEIPELSVPHPRTLAAKTWLTMREFITIAWPLLVASSVVLGLLEWFHAHDGINAMLSPLTVTVLGLPAAVGMTLVFGVLRKELTLVMLVQALGTTDVGSAMTVAQLMTFTLFVVFYVPCIATLAVMAREMGWRDTAWVAGLTTVVATAIAFAGRFAFAIAT
- the queC gene encoding 7-cyano-7-deazaguanine synthase QueC, whose product is MPAPPAAVLLSGGLDSATVLAIARADGYVCHCLTVDYGQRHRIELEAARAVAQALGAASHRELKVDLRAIGGSALTDAIEVPSDRRPDPSRVPVTYVPARNTVLLSLLLGLAEVVGAADLFLGANAVDYSGYPDCRPRFIEAFEQLANVATAAGSERGTRFRVHAPLLHMTKAEIIRRGLALGVDYSLTRSCYDPAPSGAACGRCEACQLRRRGFAEAGVADPTRYAG
- a CDS encoding glycoside hydrolase family 3 N-terminal domain-containing protein encodes the protein MRIDEAPLIVGLPGTSLDAGQCGVLAGVRPTGVILFARNIVSAEQVRELGAALDDLEPRPFVAIDLEGGAVNRLAGLWGTLPSPAAAAAVGRRAVRALGEAAGAGCRALGIHLDLAPVIDLDCGEGFIPAQGRCLSASPERVATLARVFNEGLASWGVAGCLKHFPGLGAIAADTHAELPVIPPLDQGRHIEAFAALSEDIPIVMVGHAVAPGLGDPDRPATLAPSAVAKAISLPGSPVVLSDDLEMGALSGLGDLPDLVVDALRARNHGVLVCKAFDRLPEIIGRIEDAMASDSAFRMRLTETTARLGTLRRDLCRSMAAVPMPDDQLVAQLWEDARRLVGP